From the Gordonia bronchialis DSM 43247 genome, one window contains:
- a CDS encoding SDR family oxidoreductase, translated as MQARLDDKVLLVSGGTQGVGAAIVRAGAAAGASVMFTGRNAEKGKALAAELDGPTPVRFTATDLSDPVAASDTVAATIAEFGRIDCLCNAAGATTRGSLLDTTPELFDQHIALNLRAPFFTMQAAVRDMIARGAAGTVVNIITMSSYGGQPFLAPYSASKAGLVGLTKNAAHAHRSDRIRINGLNIGWTETEGEADIQKRFHGADDTWIDEANASVPMGKLGQPDEIADFMVLLLSDRSGVVTGSVIDWDQIVMGGLD; from the coding sequence ATGCAGGCCCGACTCGACGACAAGGTGCTGCTGGTCAGCGGTGGTACGCAGGGTGTCGGGGCGGCTATCGTCCGGGCCGGCGCCGCTGCTGGGGCATCGGTGATGTTCACCGGCCGCAATGCCGAGAAGGGCAAGGCGCTGGCCGCCGAACTCGACGGCCCGACGCCGGTGCGGTTCACCGCCACCGACCTGTCCGATCCGGTTGCGGCGTCGGACACGGTCGCGGCGACGATCGCCGAATTCGGGCGCATCGACTGCCTGTGCAACGCGGCGGGCGCAACCACCCGCGGCAGCCTGCTCGACACCACGCCGGAACTTTTCGACCAGCACATCGCGCTCAACCTACGGGCGCCGTTCTTCACCATGCAGGCCGCCGTGCGCGACATGATCGCACGCGGCGCTGCGGGCACCGTCGTCAACATCATCACGATGTCGTCGTACGGCGGACAGCCTTTCCTCGCACCGTATTCCGCGTCGAAGGCCGGTCTCGTCGGGCTGACCAAGAACGCTGCGCACGCGCATCGGTCCGACCGCATCCGGATCAACGGACTCAACATCGGCTGGACCGAGACCGAGGGTGAGGCCGACATCCAGAAGCGTTTCCACGGCGCCGATGACACCTGGATCGACGAGGCCAATGCCTCGGTACCGATGGGCAAGCTCGGGCAGCCCGACGAGATCGCCGACTTCATGGTGCTGCTGCTCAGTGACCGCAGCGGCGTGGTCACCGGCTCGGTGATCGACTGGGATCAGATCGTCATGGGAGGACTCGACTGA
- a CDS encoding Gfo/Idh/MocA family protein translates to MGMRVGVVGLGRIGAFHTATLAGLDEVDELVVTDAFGPAVEAVTAAHPTARPAADLDAVLASGVDALVVATATPTHAEFIERAVAARIPVFCEKPIAMSSVQSAEVARRVADAGIPVAIGYNRRFDPAVSAARAAVASGDLGFITTARSTTLDPAPPPMEYIATSGGIFRDCAVHDFDTLRWVVGDDVVQVYATGSNQGDPRFTEFGDVDSATVVLRFASGTMGVVSASRYNGRGYDCRLEVHGSADSVAAGWDAGTPIRNVDAAVDFPPGAPHGFFMERFAEAYRRELTAFCHLATDNSPGPVPLCTVDDALAVAVIADAATLSLTEGRPVATADVAPRPNPRITS, encoded by the coding sequence ATGGGAATGCGAGTCGGCGTCGTCGGCCTCGGCCGGATCGGCGCCTTTCACACAGCTACCCTCGCGGGTCTCGACGAGGTCGACGAGCTCGTCGTCACGGATGCGTTCGGACCGGCCGTCGAGGCCGTCACCGCGGCGCACCCGACAGCCCGCCCGGCCGCCGACCTCGACGCCGTCCTCGCCTCCGGGGTGGATGCGCTCGTCGTCGCGACGGCAACACCCACCCATGCGGAGTTCATCGAAAGAGCCGTGGCGGCACGGATTCCGGTGTTCTGCGAGAAACCGATCGCGATGTCGTCGGTGCAGTCCGCCGAGGTGGCCCGCCGGGTCGCCGACGCCGGCATCCCGGTCGCCATCGGGTACAACCGCCGCTTCGACCCGGCGGTCAGTGCGGCCCGTGCCGCCGTCGCGTCGGGTGACCTGGGCTTCATCACCACGGCGCGGTCGACCACTCTGGACCCGGCACCACCCCCGATGGAGTACATCGCCACCTCCGGTGGCATCTTCCGGGACTGCGCGGTACACGACTTCGACACTCTGCGTTGGGTTGTCGGCGACGACGTGGTACAGGTGTATGCCACCGGCAGCAACCAGGGCGACCCGCGGTTCACCGAGTTCGGCGATGTCGACTCGGCGACCGTGGTGCTCCGATTCGCGTCGGGCACCATGGGGGTGGTGTCGGCGAGCCGCTACAACGGCCGCGGCTACGACTGCCGCCTCGAGGTCCACGGCAGCGCCGACTCGGTTGCCGCCGGCTGGGACGCCGGCACACCGATCCGCAATGTCGATGCCGCAGTGGACTTCCCGCCGGGTGCGCCGCATGGGTTCTTCATGGAACGCTTCGCCGAGGCGTACCGTCGGGAGCTCACCGCGTTCTGCCACCTCGCGACCGACAACTCCCCCGGCCCGGTGCCGCTCTGTACCGTCGACGACGCCCTGGCCGTCGCCGTGATCGCCGACGCCGCAACACTTTCCCTGACCGAGGGCCGTCCGGTGGCCACCGCCGACGTCGCCCCCCGACCGAATCCGAGGATCACATCATGA
- a CDS encoding sugar phosphate isomerase/epimerase family protein, with translation MTNTTTLRVAGAPISWGVCEVPGWGYQLPPERVFGEMRALGMTSAETGPEGFLPTDPVELRDALAAYGLGCVGSFVPVVLHDAATYPLDSVAPALDRIVTSGGDVLVVAAATGVDGYDSRPELTDDQWNTLLHNLDRIDAMAAERGVVAALHPHVGTMVEKHDEVFRVIDGARIGLCLDTGHLLIGGTDPLEVARAVPERIRHAHLKDVRLDLAKQVQEGAITYTEAVAGGMYVPLGAGEAQIGQVVASLVDAGYTGWYVLEQDTILTTEDDGDAAAGDVAVSLAFLRKAAARPVRV, from the coding sequence ATGACCAACACCACCACTCTTCGCGTCGCCGGTGCACCCATCTCCTGGGGTGTGTGCGAGGTTCCGGGCTGGGGATACCAGCTGCCACCCGAACGCGTCTTCGGCGAGATGCGCGCGCTGGGCATGACGTCCGCCGAGACCGGCCCCGAGGGCTTTCTGCCCACCGATCCTGTCGAGCTACGAGATGCGTTGGCCGCCTATGGACTCGGATGCGTGGGCTCGTTTGTCCCGGTGGTCCTGCACGACGCCGCGACCTATCCGCTCGACTCCGTGGCACCTGCCCTGGACCGCATCGTCACCAGCGGCGGCGACGTCCTCGTGGTTGCGGCCGCAACCGGCGTCGACGGCTACGACAGCCGGCCCGAACTCACCGACGATCAGTGGAACACCCTGCTGCACAACCTCGATCGCATCGACGCGATGGCCGCCGAACGCGGCGTGGTGGCCGCACTGCACCCGCACGTCGGCACCATGGTGGAGAAACACGACGAGGTGTTCCGGGTGATCGACGGCGCCCGGATCGGACTGTGCCTGGACACCGGGCACCTGCTCATCGGTGGTACCGATCCCCTCGAGGTCGCCCGCGCGGTGCCCGAACGGATCCGGCACGCCCACCTCAAGGACGTGCGCCTCGATCTCGCCAAGCAGGTCCAGGAGGGTGCAATCACCTACACCGAGGCGGTCGCCGGCGGGATGTACGTACCGCTCGGTGCCGGCGAGGCGCAGATCGGACAGGTCGTGGCGAGTCTCGTCGACGCCGGCTACACCGGCTGGTACGTGCTCGAGCAGGACACCATCCTCACCACCGAGGACGACGGCGATGCCGCCGCCGGGGACGTCGCCGTCTCACTTGCGTTCCTACGCAAGGCTGCTGCCCGGCCGGTGCGGGTATGA
- a CDS encoding Gfo/Idh/MocA family protein — MSTAQHPEPLRIGVLGASRIAESAIVGPANTLGHRLVAVAARDRGRAEVFARKYGVERVVDDYQSLIDDPEVEVIYNPLANSLHAPWNLAAIAAGKSVLTEKPFARNAIEAAAVRDAARPDGLVVLEAFHYLFHPMMKRTFELLDAGTIGDIRNVDIVMGMPEPGPDDPRWRYDLAGGAIMDLGCYGLHLFRMLGRYCGGAPGITGARALLRDAQVDEACSISVEYPGGASGFNTNSMVSGEYEFTCHIIGSDGALFLHDFLGPNRDDRLAVTTTERTTIENMGTRSTYTYQLEAFAAAVRDGTPLPIGIDDAIENMGYIDAAYRAAGLDPR, encoded by the coding sequence ATGAGCACCGCGCAGCATCCGGAGCCACTGCGCATCGGCGTCCTCGGTGCGTCGCGCATCGCCGAGTCCGCCATCGTCGGTCCGGCGAACACGCTGGGCCACCGCCTGGTCGCGGTCGCCGCCCGCGATCGCGGCCGGGCCGAGGTGTTCGCGCGCAAGTACGGTGTCGAGCGTGTCGTCGACGACTATCAGTCCCTCATCGACGACCCCGAGGTCGAGGTGATCTACAACCCGCTGGCCAACTCGCTGCACGCCCCGTGGAACCTGGCTGCGATCGCCGCGGGCAAGTCGGTACTCACCGAGAAACCGTTCGCGCGCAACGCGATCGAGGCGGCTGCCGTCCGCGATGCGGCACGTCCCGACGGACTGGTGGTGCTCGAGGCGTTCCACTATCTGTTCCATCCGATGATGAAACGCACCTTCGAATTGCTCGATGCCGGGACCATCGGTGACATCCGGAACGTCGACATCGTCATGGGCATGCCCGAACCCGGCCCCGACGATCCGCGCTGGCGCTACGACCTCGCCGGCGGGGCCATCATGGACCTCGGCTGCTACGGGCTGCACCTGTTCCGGATGCTCGGGCGCTACTGCGGTGGCGCACCCGGCATCACCGGCGCCCGCGCTCTGCTCCGCGACGCACAAGTCGACGAGGCGTGTTCGATCAGCGTCGAGTACCCCGGTGGCGCCTCCGGATTCAACACCAACTCGATGGTGTCCGGCGAATACGAGTTCACCTGCCACATCATCGGGTCCGACGGTGCGCTGTTCCTCCACGACTTCCTCGGCCCCAACCGCGACGACCGTCTCGCGGTGACGACCACCGAGCGCACCACCATCGAGAACATGGGTACCCGTTCGACCTACACCTATCAGTTGGAGGCCTTCGCGGCCGCCGTGCGCGACGGCACCCCGTTGCCCATCGGCATCGATGACGCCATCGAGAACATGGGCTACATCGACGCCGCCTATCGGGCCGCGGGTCTCGACCCGCGCTGA
- a CDS encoding LacI family DNA-binding transcriptional regulator → MDRKRIGVVLSARSPFEWDLVDDLYDAADAAGYRLDMGLYSPRRSRFRVAAELAERCAAVIVVGPDRADRLDRLTSPLVVIGERIPDLDAVTIGTDEWLGGEIATQHLIDLGHTAIAHIGGGENSGAAERLRGYLDAMAAAGLREQVRVFDGDYTEQSGARVADEILDGGTPPTAVFAANDRIAVGFIAELRRRGVRVPEDISVVGYDDTEHAALAHIALTSVRQDTAQLAESGVAAVAALLGDSEESADTGGFGYYGSVALDPALTVRESTAPPRTAPTAPRFAPTAP, encoded by the coding sequence ATGGATCGCAAGCGAATCGGGGTTGTTCTCAGCGCGCGCAGTCCATTCGAGTGGGACCTCGTCGACGATCTGTACGACGCGGCCGATGCCGCAGGCTATCGCCTCGACATGGGGCTCTACAGTCCGCGGCGCAGCCGCTTCCGGGTGGCCGCCGAACTCGCCGAGCGATGTGCGGCGGTCATCGTCGTCGGACCCGACCGTGCCGACCGTCTCGACCGCCTGACCAGCCCGCTGGTCGTGATCGGCGAACGCATTCCCGATCTGGACGCGGTGACCATCGGCACCGACGAATGGCTCGGCGGCGAGATCGCGACCCAGCATCTCATCGACCTCGGGCACACCGCGATCGCCCACATCGGCGGGGGAGAGAATTCCGGTGCGGCGGAACGCCTTCGGGGCTACCTCGATGCCATGGCCGCCGCCGGCCTGCGTGAGCAGGTCCGCGTCTTCGACGGTGACTACACCGAACAATCGGGCGCCCGGGTGGCCGACGAGATCCTCGACGGCGGTACCCCGCCGACCGCGGTATTCGCGGCCAACGATCGCATCGCCGTCGGCTTCATCGCGGAACTTCGACGCCGAGGAGTGCGTGTCCCCGAGGACATCTCGGTCGTCGGTTACGACGACACCGAGCACGCCGCGCTGGCCCACATCGCGCTGACCTCGGTGCGCCAGGACACCGCGCAGCTGGCCGAATCAGGCGTTGCGGCCGTAGCGGCGCTGCTCGGGGACAGCGAGGAGAGTGCGGACACCGGCGGGTTCGGCTACTACGGTTCGGTCGCCCTCGACCCCGCTCTCACCGTCCGGGAGTCGACAGCCCCGCCCCGCACGGCGCCCACCGCACCGCGTTTCGCGCCCACAGCACCGTAA